GGTTACGGAGTACATGGCATCCGTAATAATCTCCCAAATCTGAGGCGAGATAGGAATGGTCTTTTCGCCGGAGCCGGGAAAGGTCTCATGAATCGCCTCCAACTCATCGGGCGGGACCTCATTCGGGAAGACCAGGTGCGGACGATGCATCACTCCGCCGGAGGCAATACCGCCGAGCGCGCGCGCCATTTGAAGAGGCGTTACCGTCACGGCTCCCTGCCCGATGCCAACCGAAATCGTCTCGCCTGCGTACCACTTCTCGTGAAACGTCTTCATCTTCCATTGCGTGGAGGGCATGATGCCCGCCGCTTCATCCGGAAGGTCGACCCCGGTCTTCTGCCCGATGCCGACCGAGCTTGCATACCGCGCTATCGTATCGATCCCGAGACGGTCTGCAAGCGTGTAGTAGAAGGTGTCGCACGAATAAGGAATCGCGTTGTCGATCGTAACCATGCCGTGATTGCGATCGCAGGAGAAATAATGCCCATAGAAGGTCGCACCGTGGTTACAGGGCACGTGCATCAGCTGAGCGATGCCCTCCTCGAGTCCGGCATACGACATGATGATCTTGAAGGTCGACCCCGGAGCCAGTTGCGCCTGGATGGCTTTGTTGAGCAGCGGATGATCGGGATTGTTCAGAATCTCGTTCCAGTAGCTCTTCGTCAGCCGGACCGAAAATTGATTGGGATCGAAAGTGGGTCGCGAGACCAGCGCCAGAATCTCACCGGTGTGCGGGTCCATCGCGATCACGGCGCCGTTCTTGCCCTCCATCGCTTTTTCGGCAGCCTTCTGGATGTCGAGATCAATCGTCAGCCGAAGGTCTTTTCCGGGTTTCGCCATCGTCTCGCCAAGATGACCGATCTCCTTGCCGTGGGAGTTCACGATCACGTCGCGGCTGCCATCTACGCCACGCAGCAAGGCATCGTAGGTCGCCTCGACGCCTGACTTTCCGACGACGTCGCCAGGCTGATAGAACGCATACTTTTCTTTGTTCAGGTCTTCTTCCGAGATCTCGCCAACGTAACCGATCAGGTGCGCTGCAAAACCATCACGTGGATAGACTCGCCGCTGCTCCTCCAGCGTCTCGAGCTCGGGCAGCTCGTTCCGGTGAGCTTCGATAAACGCCTGTTCGTCGGGAGTAATGTCCTGCTTCAGAGGAATGGGTTGATACTTCGGAGCGGTCTGGTACTTCTTCAACGTAGCTTCAATCTGGTCAACGGTCAGGTGCAACCCCGAAGCGATCATGGGTAGATCGGTATTCAGGTCCTTGATCTGCTCACGAAGCAGGTAGCAGGAGACGGAAGGATAGTTATCGACCAGCAGCCTTCCTTCCCGGTCGAACAGTCTCCCGCGCGGAGCCATGATTGGAACCTTACGAATACGGTTGGCCTCGGCGAGGGCACGGAAGTTATCCGCTCCAACAACCTCCAGGCGCCATAACCCAATCGAGAGAATCACAAGAACCAGGGCTACAACGTATTGGGCAATGTGGAGCTTTCCCACAGGCAGTTTCTCCACCTTGCCCACCGTCAGCTCGGTTTGCGGGGTTAGTTCCATTGAGGTCCTCGGATACAGATTAGACGTTTCATCGTGTCTATTCGGGGCGCTTGGTCAAGTCCAGCAGAAGAAATACAGGAATCGCGATGACCGTATTGCCTAGGGCGCGCAAAAGCTCTTGAATCCATTGCAGATGAATATTCGACAAACCCAGAAGTCTCTGGTCGATCAGAAACAGGATTCCGCTGTTGAGCAGAGAGAAGGCAAAGTTCATCACGATTCGGGTAGTCAGACTATCGACATCGACGCTGATTCCAATGCTCGACGCGATATAGCCGATCACTGATTTGGCCATACCGTTGACCCCGATAGGCCTTCCAGTCAGGGCATCCTGCATTAACCCGATTGCCGCCCCAGTCAGGGTTCCCGCCGCCGGACTACGACGAGAAACAGCAAAGAAGATCGTTACGATCAGTGGAAGATCGAGTAGAGAGAATCGCCAGTACAGCTTCGAGAGCAGCACCTGTACCACGATTGCTGCGATGGGAACTAGCAGCGTGGTGGCAGGCGAAAAGCTATGCTCTTCGAGCTCCCGGCGCGATGTGTAACTGAGAATGGGCATAGCGATTAGTTTTTCGGGCCGTTAGTCTCCGGCTTTGGCTGTTGATTTTCTGATTTTGGCTGTTCTTTTTGCTTAATGGAGGCAGGAATCTCGTCGGAACCAGAAGCGCCCGACTCTGCCTGCGATCTCGACGTCTGCGGGCTTCGAGCAGAGCTCGGCACCGGAGCCGAATACGTAGGTTCGCTGTTCTCTGCGCCCGGTTTAAGTGTTGAGGCTGGCGGAGTTGCTCCAGGAGAGTAACGATCAGGACGAAGCGCTGGCAACGGCCGCGGCACCACTCCTGCCGGGTGCGCATCCGTAGATTTAGCAGCATCGGCCGATGCGTTCGGATCGGTTGCTGTGTTTTCCTGGAGGCTCGGTAGTTTCTCGGCGATTATCTGCGCCGCAGACTGAGCTGCCGCCTCCGCCGCGGCTTCCTCCGCTGCAGCCTTGGCTTCGGCCATTTGTTTTGCCGTTGCCGCTCCCTGAGCCAGGTCTTTTTGAGCAAGGGCTGGGAGATTCCCCTGGGTTCCGGTAATCACTAGAACTTCTTCCAGTTGGAAGAGATTCGTGGATGGCTTCACCGTAATCAACGTATAGGGCTGATGATCGGGGTCCGACACAATCGATTCGATAGTGCCTACACTCAGCCCGCGCGGATAGACCTGATCTCCCCCCGAGGTCAGAACTTTTTCGCCCGGCTTGATGCGCTCGTCCGGGGTGAGGTTGGTAATCACGATGTGGCCGCTCTGGCTTCCTCTAAGAATTGCGCGAATCCTCGTCGACGCCAGCAGGACACCGGCACCCGAGGTGAAATCGTTGAGCAGCAAGACCTGAGCTGTATGAGGAAACGTCTC
This portion of the Edaphobacter sp. 4G125 genome encodes:
- the mrdA gene encoding penicillin-binding protein 2 → MELTPQTELTVGKVEKLPVGKLHIAQYVVALVLVILSIGLWRLEVVGADNFRALAEANRIRKVPIMAPRGRLFDREGRLLVDNYPSVSCYLLREQIKDLNTDLPMIASGLHLTVDQIEATLKKYQTAPKYQPIPLKQDITPDEQAFIEAHRNELPELETLEEQRRVYPRDGFAAHLIGYVGEISEEDLNKEKYAFYQPGDVVGKSGVEATYDALLRGVDGSRDVIVNSHGKEIGHLGETMAKPGKDLRLTIDLDIQKAAEKAMEGKNGAVIAMDPHTGEILALVSRPTFDPNQFSVRLTKSYWNEILNNPDHPLLNKAIQAQLAPGSTFKIIMSYAGLEEGIAQLMHVPCNHGATFYGHYFSCDRNHGMVTIDNAIPYSCDTFYYTLADRLGIDTIARYASSVGIGQKTGVDLPDEAAGIMPSTQWKMKTFHEKWYAGETISVGIGQGAVTVTPLQMARALGGIASGGVMHRPHLVFPNEVPPDELEAIHETFPGSGEKTIPISPQIWEIITDAMYSVTSAPIGTAYAARLEGIDFAGKTGTADVVSGRDKSSKNKDTIPNAWFVGMTPRRNPDIVVAVLWQHGYWGNNSARLAAGIINTFVEKQRRRENNLRIAEAPKPSLPASPPSNNREGATSATVPSTATNN
- the mreC gene encoding rod shape-determining protein MreC; this encodes MESFFIRFKNVLVLVAVLLVQTIGLAIQVRRPVVSGAPDGSKVTLLRTWVVIAVTPIERLFHGIGYNVRSGWSNYVDLRNTRQQNHELKDEIARLRLEQAELAEDALQGHRLQALLNFQRNYVTSTVAAQVIGTSGTDQSRVLYLDKGAVDGLKIDQAVMTPDGVVGKIRETFPHTAQVLLLNDFTSGAGVLLASTRIRAILRGSQSGHIVITNLTPDERIKPGEKVLTSGGDQVYPRGLSVGTIESIVSDPDHQPYTLITVKPSTNLFQLEEVLVITGTQGNLPALAQKDLAQGAATAKQMAEAKAAAEEAAAEAAAQSAAQIIAEKLPSLQENTATDPNASADAAKSTDAHPAGVVPRPLPALRPDRYSPGATPPASTLKPGAENSEPTYSAPVPSSARSPQTSRSQAESGASGSDEIPASIKQKEQPKSENQQPKPETNGPKN
- the mreD gene encoding rod shape-determining protein MreD; this encodes MPILSYTSRRELEEHSFSPATTLLVPIAAIVVQVLLSKLYWRFSLLDLPLIVTIFFAVSRRSPAAGTLTGAAIGLMQDALTGRPIGVNGMAKSVIGYIASSIGISVDVDSLTTRIVMNFAFSLLNSGILFLIDQRLLGLSNIHLQWIQELLRALGNTVIAIPVFLLLDLTKRPE